In a genomic window of Arachnia rubra:
- a CDS encoding DUF7455 domain-containing protein gives MTNTATGQAIDSLTAMDRCDRCGAQAYLRVELSSGGELLFCAHHASQHREKLNQVAARIQDETSRLRR, from the coding sequence ATGACGAACACCGCCACTGGACAGGCCATAGACAGCCTAACTGCCATGGATCGGTGCGACCGCTGCGGCGCCCAGGCCTATCTCCGTGTAGAGCTGAGCAGCGGCGGTGAGCTGCTGTTTTGCGCCCACCACGCGAGCCAGCATCGCGAGAAGCTCAACCAGGTGGCCGCCCGCATCCAAGACGAGACGTCGCGTCTCAGGCGGTGA
- a CDS encoding ATP-dependent DNA helicase: MTGLADPGDLCSLLGIPFSQEQLDVICSPLEPQVIVAGAGTGKTTVMAARVVWLAGTGQVRAEQVLGLTFTRKAAAELGVRICRALEQAGLVLGDETTGGEMVFTYDAFAARLVREHGLRLGIEADARLLSGASRFRVAARAVAEHSHPLRKLSRLSVRQLPERVLALDSALGSHLVTPAQVREFSLLARARFDDAPLWRGSPMKAVTEAQAAIDERLELLELVETYRALKKRLGLVEFADQQAQAVELARLVPAVGAALRQRFRVVLLDEYQDTSSAQAILLRALFSGDAPERGRGFPVTAVGDPNQAIYGWRGAAASNILGFPSHFPRASGEPAAEFTLTTNRRSGSRILDVGNAMARPLTQAMGGGVELQPAGETPPGRVVTRCFDTLAEELDWLAFDLSSRHAEGVDWRDIAVLTRRNDILGEVWERLRERAVPVEIVGLGGLLRLPEIAPVVATLKVLADPLANAEVAGLLTGERWNLGLADLAALARRARELAGGQTGQEVLPLSEDLMGLVTRADLAYAPSLLDAINDMGEATVSEEGRARLERFAAELADLRRCLNEPVPELVRRVISRLGVETEQLVHADTSQLARFVSACSTYPDIDGENSLAGLLAWLDAEEEHGDALELATPTAEDSVKLLTIHRAKGLEWNTVYLPALSEGVFPGMDRTGNWNTNSGVLPAPLRGDSEAIPQLAEYSKRGIETYRQELKQEYRLSEDRLAYVAATRAKQLLVLSAHTWAPGLKRPRGRSRYFEDAAVLQHSGPSVPPPEENPQPSATRIASWPTPVTERAAANSSAAALVQRAREVITTGGDETSWVWGSGMASAAEQERIAAWDRDAAFLTEQLMRRRNQELTLPAGLSATALMELRKDPAAFAERLARRMPREPKRSARLGERFHEWVMSRFSVSPGFDELDFRPSPDDPALESLKQAFEASPFSGLVPLGIEVPFLLRWDSLVLRGRIDAVFPSDDPAFDALVVDWKIGDGETDPLQLAIYRQAWAKAQDLDPVRVATAFHHVLANRLEPVVAGPELIQAATATFFTA, from the coding sequence ATGACTGGGCTGGCTGATCCTGGTGACCTGTGCTCACTCCTCGGGATCCCTTTCAGCCAGGAGCAACTGGACGTCATCTGCTCACCCCTGGAACCCCAGGTGATTGTCGCCGGAGCAGGCACGGGAAAGACCACCGTCATGGCGGCCAGGGTGGTGTGGCTGGCCGGTACGGGCCAGGTCCGTGCTGAGCAGGTCCTGGGCCTGACCTTCACCCGGAAAGCTGCTGCCGAGCTGGGTGTACGAATCTGCCGGGCACTGGAGCAGGCCGGTCTGGTCCTAGGTGATGAGACGACGGGTGGCGAGATGGTCTTCACCTATGACGCCTTTGCCGCCCGGCTCGTCCGAGAGCATGGGCTGAGGCTGGGTATTGAGGCTGATGCGAGGCTGCTGTCCGGGGCTTCCCGGTTCCGGGTGGCGGCGCGGGCCGTCGCAGAGCATTCCCACCCGTTGAGGAAGTTATCCCGGCTGTCAGTGCGCCAGCTGCCGGAGAGGGTTCTTGCCCTCGACTCCGCGCTGGGATCGCATCTGGTCACCCCTGCCCAGGTGAGAGAGTTCTCGCTCCTGGCCAGGGCGCGCTTCGATGACGCTCCGCTGTGGCGGGGCTCACCGATGAAAGCAGTCACCGAAGCCCAAGCCGCCATTGATGAGCGTTTGGAACTGCTCGAGCTCGTCGAAACCTATCGTGCTCTCAAGAAGCGCCTCGGCCTGGTGGAATTCGCCGATCAGCAGGCGCAGGCTGTGGAATTGGCGCGTCTTGTCCCAGCCGTCGGAGCTGCGCTCCGGCAACGTTTCCGGGTGGTCTTGCTGGATGAGTACCAGGACACCTCCTCGGCGCAGGCCATACTGCTGCGTGCACTATTCAGTGGTGATGCTCCTGAGAGGGGACGCGGGTTCCCGGTGACCGCCGTCGGCGACCCCAACCAAGCTATCTACGGCTGGCGTGGCGCCGCAGCCTCCAACATCCTTGGTTTCCCCTCCCATTTTCCCCGCGCCTCCGGTGAGCCAGCTGCTGAGTTCACCTTGACCACCAACCGGCGGAGCGGCAGCCGGATCCTGGACGTGGGCAACGCCATGGCCAGGCCACTTACCCAGGCCATGGGCGGAGGGGTGGAATTACAGCCTGCCGGTGAGACACCACCCGGCAGAGTAGTTACCAGATGCTTCGACACCCTCGCTGAGGAGCTCGACTGGCTGGCCTTCGACCTCTCAAGCCGGCATGCCGAGGGCGTCGATTGGCGGGACATCGCCGTCCTGACACGCCGGAACGACATCCTGGGCGAAGTCTGGGAGCGTCTCCGAGAACGCGCTGTGCCCGTTGAGATCGTCGGGCTCGGGGGGCTTTTGCGTCTGCCCGAGATCGCCCCCGTGGTCGCCACCTTGAAGGTCCTGGCCGATCCGCTGGCCAATGCCGAGGTGGCCGGGCTGCTGACCGGGGAGCGATGGAATCTTGGCCTGGCCGACCTGGCTGCCCTGGCCAGGCGTGCCCGGGAACTTGCGGGTGGGCAGACCGGCCAGGAGGTACTCCCTCTTTCAGAGGACCTGATGGGACTCGTCACACGCGCCGATCTAGCGTATGCGCCTTCACTCCTAGACGCCATCAACGATATGGGAGAGGCCACTGTCAGCGAAGAGGGACGAGCGAGGCTGGAGAGATTTGCCGCGGAGCTGGCGGACCTGCGCCGTTGTCTGAATGAACCAGTCCCGGAGCTGGTGCGTCGCGTCATCTCGCGGCTTGGTGTGGAGACTGAACAGCTGGTGCACGCAGACACCTCCCAGCTGGCACGTTTTGTGTCAGCCTGCTCCACCTATCCCGATATCGACGGTGAGAACAGCCTGGCGGGACTGCTCGCCTGGCTGGATGCGGAGGAGGAGCATGGGGATGCGCTGGAGCTCGCCACCCCGACTGCAGAAGACTCGGTGAAACTCCTGACTATCCATCGCGCCAAGGGCCTGGAATGGAACACGGTCTATCTTCCGGCGCTATCGGAGGGCGTCTTCCCAGGAATGGACCGGACAGGCAACTGGAACACGAATTCCGGTGTGCTGCCCGCACCCTTGAGGGGTGACTCCGAGGCGATACCTCAGCTCGCTGAGTATTCCAAACGTGGCATCGAGACCTACCGTCAGGAGCTGAAACAAGAATACCGGCTCTCCGAGGACCGGCTGGCTTATGTCGCAGCCACCCGGGCGAAGCAACTGCTTGTTCTCTCAGCTCATACCTGGGCACCTGGGCTGAAACGTCCCCGCGGAAGATCCCGCTACTTCGAGGATGCGGCTGTCCTCCAGCACTCTGGCCCGTCTGTGCCACCCCCCGAGGAGAACCCCCAGCCGTCAGCGACCCGGATCGCTTCCTGGCCCACGCCGGTCACGGAAAGGGCAGCCGCGAATTCCAGCGCCGCGGCCCTGGTCCAGCGGGCGCGGGAGGTCATCACCACCGGCGGCGACGAGACCAGCTGGGTGTGGGGATCCGGAATGGCCTCGGCCGCTGAGCAGGAGCGGATCGCCGCTTGGGATCGTGATGCTGCTTTCCTGACCGAACAACTGATGCGCAGAAGAAACCAGGAGCTGACGCTGCCCGCTGGCTTGTCAGCCACGGCTTTGATGGAGCTGAGAAAGGATCCAGCCGCCTTTGCGGAGCGGTTGGCGCGCAGGATGCCACGCGAGCCGAAACGCAGCGCACGCCTGGGGGAGCGATTCCACGAATGGGTTATGTCACGGTTCTCGGTGAGTCCAGGTTTCGACGAGCTCGATTTCCGTCCCAGCCCTGATGACCCGGCGCTGGAGAGTCTCAAACAGGCTTTCGAGGCAAGCCCATTCTCCGGCCTGGTCCCTCTCGGCATCGAGGTGCCCTTCCTACTGCGCTGGGACTCCCTGGTGCTACGGGGGCGTATCGATGCGGTATTTCCCAGCGACGATCCAGCCTTCGATGCCCTCGTCGTCGACTGGAAAATCGGCGACGGGGAAACGGACCCGCTGCAGCTGGCCATCTACCGCCAGGCCTGGGCCAAGGCCCAGGACCTGGATCCGGTGCGCGTAGCCACCGCGTTCCATCACGTGCTTGCCAACCGCTTGGAGCCAGTGGTGGCGGGCCCGGAACTCATCCAGGCCGCCACCGCGACGTTCTTCACCGCCTGA
- a CDS encoding ATP-dependent DNA helicase, translating to MTDTGTWRLLPAAIPGIPELDADQSAAAEPHPGVRVVLGGPGTGKTTVLAAAAARRLGAGARLERIVVLTASRQAAQELRRDIIRRHGGAEVGARVTTVHGFALGLLRELGDPGQDLRLLRAPEQEQRLRDLLEGEGEQTWPEEIRAASRTRAFARQLREVLARARQLGLDPEHLAVLAAEDEVFGSVGRFFETYLTIADFDGALDYTELVHRARLLLAGTSAAEACRARFDAVLVDDAQELDQVSANLLADLALLGLPVLALGDPQQRLGSFRGASAASIASLRRLPGAETLRLVTGHRNREGVAEALARIRSRLDAADAPPDPTPAPGKASLVTASIYDDSAAETAHLAAALRRAVLKDGCTWQELAVIARSGRGQLSPLARELTTRGIPVEVAGDELALGSQRAVEALLAGLAGAASLEHLGAAETAQLLAGPLCELDVVGQRVLARALLEARPDLDAGDSRDLLTSCLRQPGLLETVAGAEAERARELAQLLRKAANQLAQGVPVAEVLWIIWNGTSWPSRLRDAALSGSRSANQDLDAVVELFELAGRRHELAGSHGAGAFVSAVIREEIPADTGREFSVQGRGVRLLTAHRARSGSWRRVYVIGVSEGLWPQLGWRGLLLDPDRLAPDHLDAATTAGLIAAERRSFYVACSRAEEQLHVSAPAASETEPAGPSRFCSELGVTTVRVAGLPEQRQTAPALVAELRRVAGDPVESWAMRRAAALRLARLGEITDSQFRPAFRDARPENWWGVRAPSSPGWRTPRPVTITGSALQALLACPRQWFLARRGGADRPRGSQASLGDVIHRMAQKAAWGTIGLPELLQQLDDLWPRLHFEARWMEVAEREQMRQALTRFHNWNETNPDRLLGVEVGFEVPVSILGIPVLLRGTVDRLELKDGRLSVVDLKTGRRPPTKAEVAEHTQLGVYQLAARLGAFESLAPGVKDVAEPSLLQLRHGGALPQRQFQEVLPEGHSWLIEKLEQAVGILREGILEAREGPQCAWCAFKASCPAINPGSLA from the coding sequence GTGACTGACACCGGTACCTGGCGGCTGCTGCCCGCGGCGATACCCGGTATCCCCGAACTGGATGCCGACCAGTCGGCAGCTGCTGAGCCGCATCCGGGGGTACGCGTGGTGCTCGGAGGCCCGGGCACAGGGAAGACAACCGTCCTGGCGGCAGCCGCGGCCAGGCGTCTCGGAGCTGGGGCCCGGCTTGAGCGGATCGTGGTCCTGACAGCTTCACGGCAGGCCGCGCAGGAACTCAGGCGGGACATCATCCGCCGGCACGGCGGTGCCGAGGTTGGCGCCCGGGTGACAACTGTCCACGGTTTCGCGCTCGGCCTGCTGAGGGAGTTGGGCGATCCCGGGCAGGACCTGCGGCTGCTCAGGGCCCCAGAACAGGAACAGCGGCTCCGCGACTTGCTGGAGGGAGAGGGGGAACAGACCTGGCCTGAGGAAATCAGGGCCGCTTCCCGGACCCGCGCCTTCGCGCGGCAGCTGCGTGAGGTGCTGGCCCGGGCACGTCAGCTTGGGCTCGATCCGGAACATCTCGCTGTTCTCGCGGCAGAAGACGAGGTCTTCGGGTCAGTCGGGAGATTCTTCGAAACCTACTTGACGATCGCCGACTTCGACGGAGCTCTCGACTACACGGAGCTGGTGCACCGTGCCCGGCTGCTGCTGGCGGGCACCTCGGCCGCAGAGGCCTGTCGCGCGAGATTCGACGCAGTGCTGGTGGATGACGCGCAGGAGCTCGACCAGGTTTCGGCGAATCTGCTGGCAGACCTGGCCCTACTCGGCTTACCCGTGCTCGCCCTGGGAGATCCTCAGCAACGGCTCGGCTCCTTCCGTGGTGCATCAGCGGCCAGTATCGCCTCCCTGCGGAGGCTGCCTGGGGCCGAGACCCTAAGGCTCGTCACGGGCCATCGCAACAGGGAGGGCGTCGCGGAGGCGCTGGCGCGGATCCGGAGTCGGCTGGATGCCGCTGATGCTCCCCCTGACCCCACCCCGGCGCCAGGAAAGGCGTCGCTGGTGACAGCGAGCATCTATGACGATTCTGCCGCGGAGACCGCTCACTTGGCCGCAGCCTTGCGCCGTGCAGTGCTGAAGGACGGATGCACCTGGCAGGAGCTTGCGGTGATAGCCCGCTCCGGGCGGGGACAACTGAGCCCTCTGGCCCGCGAACTGACAACACGAGGAATCCCCGTCGAGGTCGCCGGGGACGAGCTGGCGCTGGGGTCTCAGCGCGCAGTGGAAGCACTGCTGGCAGGGCTCGCTGGTGCCGCCAGCCTGGAGCACCTGGGTGCAGCGGAAACCGCCCAGCTCCTGGCGGGTCCGCTCTGTGAACTGGACGTGGTGGGCCAGCGGGTACTTGCGCGGGCTCTGCTGGAGGCCAGGCCTGATCTGGATGCGGGAGATTCCCGTGATCTGCTCACGAGCTGTCTGAGGCAGCCAGGACTGCTGGAGACCGTTGCCGGCGCAGAAGCTGAACGTGCCCGTGAACTTGCTCAGCTGCTTAGAAAGGCTGCGAATCAGCTGGCCCAGGGAGTCCCGGTCGCGGAAGTACTGTGGATCATCTGGAACGGCACCTCTTGGCCCAGCCGGCTACGTGACGCGGCTCTTTCAGGTTCCCGGAGCGCAAACCAGGACCTAGATGCTGTGGTTGAACTGTTTGAGCTGGCGGGGCGGCGCCATGAACTCGCCGGTTCTCACGGCGCTGGCGCCTTCGTCTCGGCTGTGATCCGCGAGGAGATCCCCGCTGACACTGGGCGTGAGTTTTCTGTCCAGGGCCGTGGTGTGCGCCTGCTGACAGCGCACCGGGCCCGCAGCGGCTCCTGGCGCCGGGTCTACGTCATCGGTGTCAGTGAGGGGCTATGGCCGCAGCTCGGCTGGCGGGGCCTACTGCTGGACCCGGACCGGCTGGCGCCCGATCATCTGGACGCGGCTACCACGGCGGGCTTGATTGCCGCAGAGAGACGGTCTTTCTACGTGGCCTGCTCCCGTGCGGAGGAACAGCTGCATGTCAGCGCACCTGCCGCCAGCGAGACGGAGCCTGCTGGACCCTCCAGGTTCTGCAGTGAACTGGGCGTCACCACGGTGCGTGTCGCTGGCCTGCCCGAACAACGTCAGACGGCTCCGGCGCTGGTTGCCGAGCTGCGGCGTGTCGCAGGGGATCCGGTCGAGTCTTGGGCCATGCGGAGAGCGGCTGCACTGCGCCTGGCCCGCCTGGGTGAGATCACAGACTCGCAGTTCCGCCCGGCTTTCCGTGACGCACGTCCCGAGAACTGGTGGGGTGTGCGGGCGCCTTCATCCCCCGGGTGGAGGACGCCACGTCCAGTGACCATCACCGGTTCGGCTCTGCAGGCGCTGCTGGCTTGTCCACGGCAGTGGTTCCTCGCCCGCCGAGGCGGCGCGGACCGGCCACGGGGTTCGCAGGCAAGCTTGGGTGATGTTATACACCGGATGGCCCAGAAAGCCGCATGGGGAACCATCGGGCTGCCTGAGCTGCTTCAGCAGCTCGATGACCTCTGGCCCCGGCTTCATTTTGAGGCGCGCTGGATGGAAGTGGCCGAGAGGGAGCAGATGCGTCAGGCCCTGACTCGGTTTCACAACTGGAATGAGACGAATCCAGACAGGCTGCTGGGGGTTGAGGTGGGGTTTGAGGTTCCCGTGAGCATTCTGGGGATCCCCGTGCTGTTGCGTGGCACCGTGGACCGGCTCGAGTTGAAGGACGGCCGGCTGTCCGTGGTGGATCTGAAAACCGGGCGGCGTCCCCCCACCAAGGCCGAGGTGGCCGAGCACACGCAGCTTGGGGTCTATCAGCTCGCTGCCCGGCTCGGAGCGTTCGAGTCCCTCGCACCGGGAGTCAAGGATGTCGCTGAACCGTCGTTGCTTCAGCTCAGACATGGTGGAGCGCTGCCGCAGCGACAGTTCCAAGAGGTCTTGCCAGAGGGACACTCTTGGCTGATTGAGAAGCTGGAGCAGGCGGTCGGGATCCTGCGGGAGGGGATCCTCGAGGCCAGGGAAGGCCCGCAGTGTGCGTGGTGTGCCTTCAAAGCCTCCTGTCCGGCGATCAACCCGGGAAGCCTGGCATGA
- a CDS encoding cold-shock protein: protein MTLGTVKWFNPDKGFGFIAVDDSAGDDVFVHYKSIDLPGFKTLNENQRVEFEIVQGPKGMQADHVRPL, encoded by the coding sequence ATGACTCTAGGAACCGTCAAGTGGTTCAACCCGGACAAGGGTTTTGGCTTCATCGCCGTCGATGACAGCGCCGGAGACGACGTATTCGTTCATTACAAGTCCATCGATCTGCCAGGTTTCAAGACGCTGAACGAGAACCAGCGCGTGGAGTTTGAGATAGTCCAGGGTCCGAAAGGCATGCAGGCGGACCACGTCCGTCCTCTATGA
- a CDS encoding PP2C family protein-serine/threonine phosphatase: protein MHPAGAQTQDRDHYTVVPAPWVAGCSDIGTRHRTNQDALCIAASPHPTNRAVLVVSDGVSTAFGAEQASLVAVEEACSALVQALAAGAAEAESFNEAFARAHEAVLTAGADSEPAACTLVAATVADGLIRVGSIGDSRAYWFGDDGVSWQLTKDDSMAQARMMLGMPREEAERSLQAHSITRWLGRNATDVNPSLVELRPDAPGWLLVCSDGLWNYASSPEDLTAVFEQARGFSHDPVDLAESLVSWANSCGGRDNITVALARCENGERG from the coding sequence ATGCACCCAGCGGGAGCTCAAACCCAGGACCGCGACCACTACACCGTGGTTCCGGCTCCGTGGGTAGCTGGGTGCAGCGACATCGGAACCAGGCACCGCACCAATCAGGACGCTTTGTGTATCGCCGCCAGTCCGCATCCCACCAACCGGGCCGTACTCGTTGTGTCCGATGGCGTGAGCACGGCCTTCGGAGCGGAGCAGGCCTCGCTGGTGGCCGTGGAAGAGGCATGCTCCGCTCTTGTGCAAGCGCTCGCAGCCGGCGCAGCCGAGGCGGAGTCCTTTAACGAGGCCTTTGCCCGTGCTCACGAAGCGGTGCTCACCGCTGGGGCTGACAGCGAACCCGCGGCATGCACTCTGGTGGCAGCCACTGTCGCAGACGGGTTGATCCGGGTGGGCAGCATCGGGGACTCCCGTGCCTACTGGTTCGGGGATGACGGGGTGAGCTGGCAACTCACCAAAGATGACTCCATGGCTCAGGCCCGCATGATGCTGGGCATGCCACGCGAGGAGGCGGAACGCTCACTGCAAGCGCACTCGATCACACGCTGGCTGGGCCGCAACGCTACGGACGTCAACCCTTCCCTGGTGGAGTTGCGTCCTGATGCCCCTGGGTGGCTGCTGGTGTGCAGTGACGGTCTGTGGAACTATGCCAGCTCACCGGAGGACCTGACGGCAGTGTTCGAGCAGGCCAGGGGATTCAGTCATGATCCGGTCGACTTGGCGGAATCCCTGGTGTCGTGGGCAAATTCCTGTGGTGGCCGGGACAACATAACCGTCGCGTTGGCTCGCTGCGAAAATGGAGAACGCGGCTAA
- a CDS encoding DUF3107 domain-containing protein — protein sequence MDVRIGISDISRELQVRTTSTADEVVAVLNEALASNSPFELADDKGRRVIIPVAKLAYVDLGAAEGRPVGFGTL from the coding sequence ATGGACGTCAGGATTGGAATCAGCGACATCTCCCGTGAACTTCAGGTGCGCACCACCAGCACCGCCGACGAGGTCGTCGCGGTCTTGAACGAGGCCCTCGCCAGCAACTCGCCCTTTGAACTTGCCGATGACAAGGGTCGCCGGGTCATCATCCCTGTTGCGAAACTGGCCTACGTTGATCTGGGTGCCGCTGAAGGCCGGCCCGTGGGCTTCGGCACTCTCTGA
- a CDS encoding DEAD/DEAH box helicase, with product MSETTTSETFADLGIREEITTALAEAGIVNPFPIQALAIPLALSGTDLIGQARTGTGKTLAFGTSLLHRLQASVEETGEPASHGLPRALVITPTRELALQVTRDLELAGSRLNIRVLTIYGGTSYDEQLSALEKGIDVAVGTPGRLLDLVNRRALDLSKVEVLVLDEADEMLDLGFLPDIEKLLAKTPQERQSLLFSATMPAPILALARATLNRPVNIRAEGADAQATVPDITQFVYQAHDLDKPEVVSRIAQARDVGKVMVFCRTKRAAQRLADELQDRGFPAAAIHGDLNQTARERALKKFRAGTVTTLVATDVAARGIDITGVSHVINYECPDTDATYVHRIGRTGRAGHTGVAVTLVDWPDVTRWKVINKSLQLDFDTPVETYSSSPHLYTDLDIPEHTKGRLPRSARPQRENRARKETTAEGGTRRRRRRRATAEPQVVKGPEDNAGVRTRRRRRRRRAGIEITNDTAQ from the coding sequence CTGAGCGAGACAACCACCTCCGAGACGTTTGCCGATCTCGGTATCCGTGAAGAAATCACCACGGCACTGGCTGAGGCCGGCATCGTAAATCCGTTTCCCATTCAGGCACTTGCCATACCCCTGGCGCTGAGTGGTACTGACCTGATCGGCCAGGCGCGTACGGGCACCGGCAAGACACTGGCTTTCGGTACCTCTCTGCTGCACCGGCTCCAGGCCAGCGTAGAGGAAACCGGCGAACCGGCCAGCCATGGGCTTCCCCGGGCCCTGGTCATCACCCCTACCCGGGAACTTGCCCTCCAGGTGACGCGTGACCTGGAGCTGGCAGGATCCCGCTTAAACATCCGGGTGCTGACGATCTACGGCGGCACCAGCTATGATGAGCAGCTTTCCGCCCTCGAGAAGGGCATCGACGTGGCTGTCGGGACCCCAGGACGTCTCCTCGATCTCGTCAACCGCCGTGCCCTCGACCTCAGCAAGGTCGAGGTGTTGGTGCTGGATGAGGCCGACGAGATGCTGGACCTCGGCTTCCTTCCCGACATCGAGAAATTGCTGGCGAAGACCCCCCAGGAGCGTCAAAGCCTCCTGTTCTCAGCAACAATGCCTGCCCCCATCCTCGCCCTCGCCCGGGCCACCCTGAACCGTCCTGTCAACATCCGCGCCGAGGGGGCAGACGCCCAGGCGACAGTGCCTGATATCACCCAGTTCGTGTATCAGGCCCACGACCTGGACAAGCCCGAGGTGGTCTCCCGCATCGCCCAGGCGCGCGATGTGGGCAAGGTGATGGTGTTCTGCCGCACCAAGCGGGCTGCCCAGCGTCTGGCTGACGAACTGCAGGACCGCGGCTTCCCCGCCGCAGCCATTCATGGTGATCTCAACCAGACTGCCCGGGAGCGTGCCCTGAAGAAGTTCCGGGCAGGAACCGTCACCACGCTGGTTGCCACTGATGTTGCTGCCCGGGGAATCGACATCACTGGGGTGAGTCACGTGATCAACTACGAGTGCCCTGACACCGATGCCACCTATGTGCACCGTATCGGGCGCACGGGACGTGCTGGTCACACGGGGGTTGCCGTCACTCTGGTCGACTGGCCAGACGTGACCCGCTGGAAGGTGATCAACAAATCTCTCCAGCTGGATTTCGACACCCCCGTGGAGACCTATTCGTCATCTCCCCACCTATACACAGACCTCGATATCCCGGAGCACACGAAAGGTCGCCTACCACGCTCCGCGAGGCCGCAACGCGAGAACCGGGCGCGCAAGGAGACCACAGCCGAAGGTGGTACCCGGCGCCGGCGGCGTCGCCGTGCCACTGCGGAGCCTCAGGTGGTCAAGGGCCCAGAGGACAATGCAGGTGTCCGCACTCGCAGACGTAGGCGTCGCCGCCGGGCTGGGATCGAGATCACCAACGACACTGCTCAGTGA
- the trpS gene encoding tryptophan--tRNA ligase — MESESATTAEKTVQRSEARSREIEAEIASGPARFRLLTGDRPTGRLHIGHYFGSLQNRVRLQNAGIETFLVIADYQVIYDRDGVGELKDNVYNMVADYLAAGIDPERTVIFTHSAVTALNQLLVPFLALVTDAELRRNPTVKDELAASTRPMSGLMLTFPVHQAADILFCKANLVPVGKDQLPHVEQTRVIARRFDERYGRVDPARPVFPQPESLLSRSGTILGLDGKKMSKSRGNTIELGMTADETAKLLKRAVTDSDRHITYDPVNRPEVSNLVNITAMCLDRTPEEVADEVGDGGGGGLKKLATAAVNDHFARHRAYRAELVAEPGILREVLRAGNERANAVAEETLSQVRQAMSMDY; from the coding sequence ATGGAGTCCGAGTCCGCCACGACAGCAGAGAAAACCGTACAGCGTTCGGAAGCACGCAGCCGTGAGATCGAGGCCGAGATCGCCTCGGGCCCGGCCAGGTTCCGGCTGCTCACAGGAGACCGTCCCACTGGTCGTCTACACATAGGGCATTATTTCGGTTCACTCCAGAACCGTGTTCGGCTGCAGAATGCCGGGATCGAGACCTTCCTGGTCATTGCCGACTACCAGGTGATCTACGACCGTGATGGTGTCGGTGAGCTGAAAGACAACGTCTACAACATGGTGGCGGACTACCTCGCAGCCGGCATCGATCCAGAGCGCACGGTGATCTTCACCCATTCGGCAGTCACCGCCTTGAACCAGCTGCTGGTTCCCTTCCTGGCACTGGTCACTGACGCGGAGCTGCGCCGCAACCCCACGGTCAAGGACGAGCTGGCGGCGTCCACCCGCCCGATGTCCGGGCTGATGCTGACTTTCCCGGTGCACCAAGCGGCCGACATTCTGTTCTGCAAAGCCAACCTGGTACCTGTCGGCAAGGACCAGCTCCCGCATGTCGAGCAGACCAGGGTTATCGCACGCCGTTTTGATGAACGCTACGGCCGGGTGGATCCAGCCAGGCCGGTTTTCCCGCAGCCCGAGTCGTTGCTCAGCCGGAGCGGGACCATTCTCGGCCTCGATGGCAAAAAGATGAGCAAGTCACGCGGGAACACCATAGAACTCGGGATGACGGCAGACGAGACCGCGAAGCTGCTGAAACGTGCCGTCACCGACTCGGACCGTCACATCACCTACGACCCCGTCAACCGGCCTGAAGTGTCGAATCTAGTCAACATAACGGCCATGTGCCTGGACCGGACTCCAGAGGAGGTGGCTGACGAAGTTGGTGATGGCGGGGGCGGCGGATTAAAAAAGCTTGCCACAGCCGCCGTGAATGACCATTTCGCCAGGCACCGGGCGTACCGGGCCGAGCTGGTCGCCGAACCAGGCATCCTGCGTGAAGTACTGCGCGCCGGCAATGAGCGGGCCAACGCTGTCGCTGAGGAGACCTTGTCACAGGTGCGCCAAGCTATGAGCATGGACTATTAG